Proteins from a genomic interval of Candidatus Babela massiliensis:
- a CDS encoding ankyrin repeat domain-containing protein yields the protein MLKCLLNARADPNILGFNKQTPLLDAISRDNTQSINILLKYGADINISNQYGINPLSLANSPANKKF from the coding sequence ATTCTAAAGTGCTTACTAAATGCCAGAGCAGATCCTAATATTTTAGGATTTAACAAACAAACACCCTTATTAGATGCTATAAGTCGTGACAACACCCAATCAATAAATATTTTACTTAAATATGGAGCCGACATTAACATCAGTAATCAATACGGTATTAATCCATTATCCTTAGCCAATAGTCCTGCCAACAAAAAATTTTAG
- a CDS encoding secretin N-terminal domain-containing protein — MLKLLSLLLLSILYFNFNIISQNNNQEDDLITFYFQDKKLLDLVYELAKAKNINIIPPQLANQIQELNSQTVTYKPKIQELNLDQAWKFLLMFLEMSGYSLIQKDENNYAIVLNSTSREALDLYVDTNLDSLPNEPKRIRYIAYLKNINISQINKDNNNALAQIFKDMLTTGSPEPIYLPSTNGFILTDRSDIISSIMNIISKLDETGFREAIEYLPINYVSSQEVSQVLNTLRKAVKTNDTSFSIRADEQGNQINYFGADLEIISDTRQNALIIMGREQAVNVISKFIKDYVDLPGNSGKSILHYYELQYLDAKEFAPILQEIVTTQNQNKQSEQTYQMGPLRFFNGVIVKAEANVKGTTIATPISASDPSANKISNFEPKGIQAQILTGGNRLIILALDDDWQQIQQLIKELDIPQPQALLDILVLDITVNNIRQLQSTVRTRTDASLMPSEGTQFLSSNISPPGNVLGTDPQQIAQDLLAFVGPNSIPALAPPGALLITYNDRKTPGIAGIVQALSQYTQAQIKTHPFLVVLNNKKGNISQEIRQRNRGDSVAGPNGSFIIPIENISARIKLSCIPHIIDENKLKLDIGVNIEDFIAATLNKTTRGMFTTVNLSDNQILAIGGLNQKIRTNVFTRTPLIGDIPIIGNLFRGERLQVLSTSIIILVKPKIIMPKKNQQQISLSSNYTKDKLDNILAAINNNIFYNFTDPVVKLFLSNEQNMIDNFDLLDEYLEQTNNLNSESEKSNLILNPKNNKKINFNNVKEVLNKEEKSFFKNAKIQN; from the coding sequence ATGTTAAAATTATTAAGTCTATTACTTTTAAGTATATTATATTTTAACTTTAATATAATAAGTCAAAATAATAACCAAGAAGATGATCTAATAACTTTTTATTTTCAAGATAAAAAGTTATTAGATCTAGTATATGAGCTTGCTAAAGCAAAAAATATTAATATAATTCCCCCTCAACTTGCTAATCAAATACAAGAATTAAATTCTCAAACAGTAACTTATAAACCTAAAATACAAGAATTAAATTTAGATCAAGCCTGGAAATTTTTATTAATGTTTCTAGAAATGTCTGGATATAGCTTGATACAAAAAGATGAAAATAATTATGCTATAGTATTGAATAGTACATCAAGGGAGGCACTTGATTTATATGTAGATACCAATTTAGACAGCTTACCTAATGAGCCAAAACGTATAAGGTATATTGCTTATTTAAAGAACATAAATATATCTCAAATTAATAAAGATAACAATAATGCTTTAGCTCAAATCTTTAAAGATATGTTAACCACGGGATCTCCAGAGCCAATTTATCTTCCAAGTACTAATGGGTTTATTCTAACAGATAGATCTGATATTATTTCATCCATTATGAATATAATTTCAAAATTAGATGAAACAGGATTCAGAGAAGCTATTGAATACCTTCCTATTAATTATGTATCTTCGCAAGAAGTATCTCAAGTACTAAATACATTAAGAAAGGCAGTAAAGACAAATGATACTTCTTTTAGCATAAGAGCAGATGAACAAGGCAATCAGATTAATTATTTTGGAGCAGATTTAGAAATAATTTCTGATACAAGACAAAATGCTTTAATTATTATGGGACGAGAACAAGCAGTTAATGTAATAAGTAAATTTATTAAAGATTATGTAGACCTACCAGGAAATTCAGGAAAATCTATATTGCATTATTATGAATTACAGTATCTAGATGCTAAAGAATTTGCTCCAATACTTCAAGAGATAGTAACTACACAAAATCAAAATAAGCAATCGGAACAAACATATCAAATGGGCCCTTTAAGATTTTTCAACGGTGTGATAGTTAAAGCAGAAGCAAATGTAAAAGGTACAACTATAGCCACTCCTATAAGCGCTTCTGATCCTTCTGCTAATAAAATATCTAATTTTGAGCCTAAAGGCATACAAGCACAAATATTAACTGGAGGAAATCGACTCATAATTCTAGCATTAGATGATGATTGGCAACAAATTCAACAATTGATTAAAGAACTTGATATCCCTCAACCTCAAGCATTATTAGATATATTAGTTTTAGATATAACTGTTAATAATATTAGGCAACTACAAAGCACAGTTAGAACTAGAACTGATGCTAGTTTAATGCCCTCTGAAGGAACGCAATTTCTTTCATCAAACATCTCTCCTCCTGGAAACGTCTTAGGAACCGATCCGCAACAAATTGCTCAAGATTTGCTTGCATTTGTAGGACCTAATAGTATTCCAGCTTTAGCGCCTCCAGGAGCACTTTTAATAACCTATAATGATAGAAAGACTCCTGGCATTGCAGGTATTGTTCAAGCATTGAGTCAGTATACTCAAGCTCAAATTAAAACTCATCCTTTTTTAGTTGTTCTTAATAATAAAAAAGGAAATATTTCACAAGAAATAAGACAAAGAAATAGGGGAGACTCAGTTGCAGGTCCTAACGGATCATTTATCATCCCTATAGAAAATATATCGGCAAGAATAAAGCTTTCTTGCATACCTCATATCATTGATGAAAATAAATTAAAGTTAGATATAGGAGTTAATATAGAAGATTTTATAGCAGCTACTCTAAATAAAACTACTAGAGGAATGTTTACTACTGTTAATTTGTCTGATAATCAAATATTAGCAATAGGAGGACTGAATCAAAAAATTAGAACCAACGTTTTTACAAGAACTCCGCTTATTGGCGATATTCCAATAATTGGTAATTTATTCAGAGGAGAACGTTTGCAAGTATTAAGTACTAGTATTATAATATTAGTAAAACCTAAGATAATAATGCCTAAAAAAAATCAACAACAAATCAGTCTATCAAGTAATTACACAAAAGATAAACTTGATAATATTTTAGCAGCTATAAATAACAATATATTTTATAATTTTACCGACCCTGTAGTTAAATTATTTTTATCAAATGAGCAAAATATGATTGATAATTTTGATTTACTTGATGAATATTTAGAACAAACTAATAATTTAAACTCAGAATCAGAAAAAAGTAACTTAATATTAAATCCTAAAAATAACAAAAAAATTAACTTTAATAATGTAAAAGAAGTTTTAAATAAAGAAGAAAAAAGTTTTTTTAAAAATGCTAAAATTCAAAATTAA
- a CDS encoding DUF1622 domain-containing protein, translating into MDLVDFINLISIFLHLMGLFIIFANSLICFIKYIIYLFKNNYIDNVNSLRLQLGNSMIFGLDFIVGSDIIQSLVEFQYSSIIKLGMLVLIRILLSYFLIQELEKIS; encoded by the coding sequence ATGGATTTAGTCGACTTTATAAACCTAATATCGATATTTTTACATCTTATGGGGTTGTTTATAATTTTTGCTAATTCTTTAATATGCTTTATTAAATATATTATTTATCTTTTTAAAAACAATTATATCGATAATGTCAATAGCCTTAGGTTGCAATTAGGAAATAGTATGATTTTTGGTTTAGACTTTATTGTAGGTTCTGATATTATCCAGTCGTTGGTCGAATTTCAATATTCATCAATTATAAAGCTAGGTATGCTTGTATTAATAAGAATACTTTTAAGTTATTTTTTGATTCAAGAATTAGAAAAAATTTCTTAA
- a CDS encoding M16 family metallopeptidase, with translation MIRKVFKSVLENGLTVLTLPFKLIPKVSIQLWYNVGSKDEKSGQKGIAHLIEHMIFKGTATLSECDINLITHKLSGYCNAFTSYDYTGYLFDFPTQHWHEALPIMADCMRNCTFKQEFLNSELKAVIQELKMYKDNYTASLIENLISTTFQDHPYHHPIIGYKQDLWSLTRDSLINFYNHHYIPNNATLVVVGDVDHEQVLELAKKNFGHIKPNWNYKKEEFYHSPDLKSYQVKLYRDVKQSNVIMSWTIPGLSNKKSYLFDIASRVIGAGKGSSLYKKFVNEYELVTELESFVDELFEYGLFNIYFKPKNTEDIDKIINLINKELSNIIDTLEDSDINRAVKKTETDYLSLIENNSNQAYEIAKYFLATGDEQYFSNYTLYKKDNLKQEVKEFISQYLIPNISNTGYILPIKEKDKDYWLKIQEISDKEDNRILSNIKRTAEIEEGKCVYSIQVKPPKVFSYPKSQSFNISNGLKLLYYNNPVLPKADLILDFKSKYYYDPKDLQGLSTFTSLMIEEGTKNYTANQLADFLESYGMTLYSNSGYLGLSALSNDLTKGFEVLKDLLTQATFNQNAIVKVKEQLLAEINDYWDQPMKFVTQIAKQEIYKDHPYAKNILGTSESIKKITREDLLNYYKTFLSPIGSKLALVGNLSHYDIHENIESIFNNWKGPEVKNLIYPNIVPIKHKEINYPIMRDQTVLCYAGLSVRRTDSDYDKLLIFDQIFTGGVLGSMSSRLFDLREKTGLFYTIGGSLIYNVDLEPGLILIKTIVSNDRLKDAEKSIEEVINTAIDSISQEELTAAKNAIINSLVDNFSTNYKIAYSSLFIDNYGFSKDYFDHRAQQILSISLESVKEVVKKYLSIEKMIKIRAGRV, from the coding sequence ATGATAAGAAAAGTTTTTAAATCAGTTTTAGAAAATGGCCTTACGGTATTAACTTTACCTTTTAAACTAATACCAAAAGTTTCTATACAGCTTTGGTATAATGTAGGTTCTAAAGATGAAAAAAGTGGCCAAAAGGGTATAGCACATCTTATTGAGCACATGATATTTAAGGGAACAGCTACTTTGTCTGAATGTGATATAAATTTAATTACACATAAGCTCTCTGGATACTGTAATGCTTTTACCTCTTACGATTACACTGGTTATTTATTTGACTTTCCTACTCAGCATTGGCATGAAGCATTGCCTATTATGGCAGATTGCATGAGAAATTGTACTTTTAAGCAGGAATTTCTTAATTCTGAGCTTAAAGCTGTTATACAAGAACTTAAAATGTACAAAGATAATTATACTGCCAGTTTAATTGAAAACCTAATATCAACTACCTTTCAAGATCACCCATATCATCATCCTATTATTGGATATAAACAAGATTTATGGAGTTTAACTAGAGATAGCTTAATTAACTTCTATAACCATCATTATATACCAAATAACGCTACTTTAGTGGTAGTTGGAGATGTAGATCATGAGCAGGTTCTTGAACTTGCTAAAAAGAATTTTGGTCATATAAAGCCCAATTGGAACTATAAAAAAGAAGAATTTTATCATTCCCCTGACTTGAAGAGTTATCAAGTTAAACTTTATAGAGATGTTAAGCAATCAAATGTTATTATGTCTTGGACGATTCCTGGTTTAAGTAATAAAAAAAGTTATCTGTTTGATATAGCCTCAAGAGTTATTGGAGCTGGTAAAGGATCTAGCCTTTACAAGAAATTTGTTAATGAATATGAACTTGTAACAGAGTTAGAGAGTTTTGTTGACGAGTTATTTGAATATGGACTATTTAATATATACTTTAAACCTAAAAATACTGAAGATATTGATAAAATAATAAATTTAATTAATAAAGAACTTAGTAATATAATTGATACGCTTGAAGATAGTGATATTAATCGTGCTGTTAAAAAGACAGAAACCGATTACCTTTCTCTAATTGAGAATAATAGTAATCAGGCTTATGAGATAGCCAAATATTTTCTTGCTACAGGAGATGAACAATATTTTTCTAATTATACTTTATATAAAAAAGATAATCTAAAGCAAGAAGTTAAAGAATTTATTTCTCAATACTTGATTCCTAATATATCAAATACTGGTTATATATTGCCAATTAAAGAAAAAGACAAAGATTATTGGTTAAAAATTCAAGAAATTTCTGATAAAGAAGATAATAGAATTTTGTCTAATATAAAAAGAACTGCTGAAATAGAAGAGGGTAAATGTGTTTATTCAATACAGGTCAAGCCTCCTAAAGTTTTTTCTTACCCCAAATCTCAATCCTTTAATATTAGCAATGGTTTAAAATTATTATATTATAATAACCCTGTTCTGCCCAAAGCTGATTTAATTTTAGATTTTAAATCAAAGTATTACTATGATCCAAAAGATTTACAAGGTTTAAGTACTTTCACTTCGTTAATGATTGAAGAAGGAACTAAAAATTATACTGCTAATCAACTAGCAGATTTTTTAGAGTCTTACGGAATGACACTTTATAGCAATTCTGGATATCTTGGTTTAAGTGCTTTATCAAATGATTTAACAAAAGGTTTTGAAGTTTTAAAAGATTTACTAACTCAAGCAACATTTAATCAAAATGCTATTGTTAAGGTTAAAGAGCAATTATTAGCAGAAATTAACGATTATTGGGATCAGCCAATGAAGTTCGTTACGCAAATAGCTAAACAAGAAATTTATAAAGATCATCCTTATGCTAAAAATATTTTAGGAACATCAGAGAGCATTAAGAAGATAACTAGAGAAGATCTTTTAAATTACTATAAGACTTTCTTATCGCCTATCGGATCTAAGTTAGCGCTGGTTGGCAATCTAAGTCATTATGATATACACGAGAATATTGAAAGTATATTTAATAACTGGAAAGGTCCTGAAGTTAAAAATTTGATATACCCTAATATTGTTCCCATCAAGCATAAAGAAATTAATTATCCAATTATGAGAGATCAGACTGTATTATGTTATGCTGGTTTATCTGTAAGACGTACAGATTCTGATTATGATAAGCTTTTGATATTTGATCAGATATTTACTGGGGGCGTTTTAGGTTCTATGAGTTCTCGCTTATTTGATTTAAGAGAAAAAACAGGACTATTCTATACTATTGGTGGTTCTTTAATTTATAATGTGGATTTAGAACCTGGTTTAATATTGATTAAAACTATAGTCTCAAATGATCGTTTAAAAGATGCTGAAAAATCTATAGAAGAGGTTATTAATACTGCTATTGATTCGATTAGTCAAGAAGAATTAACCGCTGCTAAAAATGCTATTATTAATTCCTTAGTTGATAACTTTTCAACTAACTATAAGATAGCTTATAGTTCATTGTTTATTGATAATTATGGTTTTTCAAAAGATTATTTTGATCATAGAGCTCAACAAATTTTATCTATATCCCTTGAGAGTGTTAAAGAAGTAGTTAAGAAATATCTATCAATTGAAAAGATGATAAAAATAAGAGCAGGTAGAGTTTAA
- the eno gene encoding phosphopyruvate hydratase has protein sequence MKIMHILGREIFDSSGFPTVQCQVFLENGLTVTASVPSGKSIGSAEAYELRDGGSRLFGRGVTKAVDNIERIIAPYFVGKEVNAVDMDLKMIELDGTVNKTTLGANTLLAVSMALYRAEALIEKMELYEFIALILDSDSVRLPYPFFNLINGAKHADNGLTIQEFMIIPVGVPNFRGALEAGIVFFQELKLLLKKLNMPVEVSDEGGFAVGFENNIQAFDILLEISDITSKKYGLSCVFGIDVAASNYFDKNTGLYLFNNDFLNADGMIDYYQDLIKKYPIYSIEDGLDEQDWIGWAKMTRLLENQIQIVGDDLFATNIFRIAYGIEQKCATSVLIKPNQIGTITETLQAIKLSKDHGYNTIISHRASETEDSFIADLSVGSSCEQIKAGGCSRSERLAKYNRLLCIEDRLLFNFEF, from the coding sequence ATGAAAATTATGCACATATTAGGAAGAGAAATTTTTGATTCAAGTGGTTTTCCAACGGTACAGTGCCAAGTATTTTTAGAAAATGGATTAACAGTAACAGCCTCAGTCCCTTCTGGTAAATCTATTGGTTCGGCAGAAGCTTATGAATTAAGAGATGGAGGCAGTAGACTGTTTGGCAGAGGTGTAACTAAAGCTGTAGATAATATAGAACGTATTATTGCTCCTTATTTTGTAGGAAAAGAGGTCAATGCTGTTGATATGGACCTTAAAATGATAGAGCTAGACGGAACTGTTAACAAAACTACTTTAGGAGCGAATACTTTACTTGCAGTAAGTATGGCTTTATATAGAGCAGAGGCTTTGATAGAAAAAATGGAATTATATGAGTTCATAGCGCTTATTTTGGATTCCGATAGTGTAAGGCTACCATATCCCTTTTTTAATTTAATTAATGGTGCTAAACATGCAGATAATGGTTTAACTATACAAGAATTTATGATAATTCCTGTTGGAGTTCCTAATTTTAGAGGTGCATTAGAAGCAGGAATAGTTTTTTTCCAAGAGCTTAAATTGCTTTTGAAGAAATTAAATATGCCTGTAGAGGTTTCTGATGAAGGCGGATTTGCTGTAGGTTTTGAGAATAACATTCAAGCTTTTGATATTTTATTAGAAATTTCAGATATAACAAGCAAAAAATACGGGCTTTCTTGTGTTTTTGGAATAGATGTAGCAGCATCTAATTATTTTGATAAAAATACTGGACTTTATTTATTTAATAATGATTTTTTAAATGCTGATGGTATGATCGATTACTATCAGGACTTGATTAAAAAATATCCTATTTATTCAATTGAGGATGGTCTTGATGAGCAAGATTGGATAGGCTGGGCTAAAATGACTAGACTTCTTGAAAATCAGATTCAAATTGTGGGAGATGATTTGTTTGCTACTAATATATTTAGAATAGCTTATGGTATTGAACAAAAATGTGCTACATCAGTTTTAATAAAGCCTAATCAAATAGGAACAATAACAGAGACCTTACAGGCAATTAAGCTATCTAAAGACCATGGTTATAATACTATAATTTCTCATAGGGCATCAGAGACAGAAGATTCTTTTATAGCTGATCTATCAGTAGGTTCTAGTTGCGAGCAAATAAAAGCAGGAGGTTGTTCAAGAAGTGAAAGATTAGCTAAATATAATCGCTTATTATGTATAGAAGATAGATTATTATTTAATTTTGAATTTTAG
- a CDS encoding NUDIX hydrolase, with translation MHRLNLIEKLKNYIPSDKEEIIFKKNILDFINDNPLCFERSLEIGHITASSWLLNKDHSKALLLHHAKLNRWFQLGGHCDGNPDVLSVSIKEAQEESGILAIEAISSNIFDIDIHLIPENTKEKAHYHYDIRFLLHVTSNEEIIKNNESKELKWISKELEQLPEKNPSVIRMFKKWQNLNI, from the coding sequence ATGCATAGATTAAATTTAATAGAAAAATTAAAAAACTATATTCCTTCAGATAAAGAAGAAATTATCTTTAAAAAAAATATTTTAGATTTTATAAATGATAATCCACTATGTTTCGAAAGATCTTTAGAAATTGGTCATATAACTGCTTCTTCCTGGCTTTTAAATAAAGATCATTCTAAAGCATTACTTTTACATCATGCCAAGCTTAATAGATGGTTTCAATTAGGAGGTCATTGTGATGGCAATCCTGATGTTTTATCGGTTTCTATTAAAGAAGCTCAAGAAGAGTCAGGCATCTTAGCTATAGAAGCTATTTCTAGTAATATTTTTGACATAGACATACATCTTATACCCGAAAATACTAAAGAAAAAGCTCATTATCACTATGATATAAGATTTTTATTACATGTTACTAGCAACGAAGAAATTATAAAGAATAATGAATCTAAAGAACTGAAATGGATAAGTAAAGAACTAGAACAACTGCCTGAAAAAAATCCTTCGGTTATTAGAATGTTTAAAAAATGGCAAAATTTAAACATATAA
- a CDS encoding WD40 repeat domain-containing protein, whose product MILSIFVNYFFILLSFLLISFSNLAMINKYECLKVMVTKDRLIKIDQDFIVRSRVLRKYVKFLKDFNSKDDNILDYCFKLDNMDQLISLFNKIKHIKASAFDRNYENLTSKLIIDYLTNCEENLTNGLKAINLVEFLNINDLFCTFGKVIAELFNKDEYLLKFINDFEFFNNIYNIQAPYIKKLAGLCLINSQLLSRIKLESISENYPLTCTGSKAIGLDPTNNLLFLSKFNDINVIDLNNLETLQTISLGNKVRNVTFNSEYNLMALVLKNNSIVVFKKENDKYYKVLKNKLEIVSKDAIKAIKINRDNRYLAAMTENRLYLFDLEMDKLSFDFIFNVKLRSFIEFDNDNSLILANNSGQIMSIKFSLNGKYESDLNNFESKDIITSLDSVELMTLHSNGKHLAIYSKDEEKIFIWDIKEHKQICQFPLSNVPRQLIFSCENTNYSYLIVIGCNGQLTLFDLYTRQKLIDIKIKQRSIVNALSYNYGDSLILFFTNGVLKKIDLSTIREFIFNNDHFFEHVLLLINISQDKNFDKNLSEDYIKNLLQLLPNKIKKMFNLL is encoded by the coding sequence ATGATTTTAAGTATCTTTGTTAATTATTTTTTTATTTTATTATCATTCTTATTAATCTCTTTTAGTAATTTGGCTATGATTAATAAATATGAATGTCTTAAAGTAATGGTGACTAAAGATAGACTTATAAAAATAGATCAAGATTTTATTGTTCGTTCTAGAGTTTTACGTAAATATGTTAAATTTTTAAAAGATTTTAATTCAAAAGATGATAACATATTAGACTATTGCTTTAAATTAGATAATATGGATCAATTAATAAGTTTATTTAACAAAATAAAACATATTAAAGCTTCAGCTTTTGATAGAAACTATGAAAATTTAACTTCGAAATTGATAATTGATTATTTAACAAATTGTGAAGAAAATTTAACAAATGGTTTAAAGGCTATAAATTTAGTAGAGTTTTTAAATATTAATGATCTTTTTTGTACTTTTGGTAAAGTTATAGCAGAACTTTTTAACAAAGATGAGTATCTTTTAAAATTTATAAATGACTTTGAATTTTTTAATAATATATATAATATTCAAGCTCCTTATATAAAAAAATTAGCTGGATTATGTTTAATAAATTCTCAATTATTAAGTAGAATTAAGCTTGAGAGTATTTCTGAAAATTATCCTTTAACCTGTACCGGCTCTAAAGCAATAGGATTAGACCCGACAAATAATTTATTATTTTTATCTAAATTTAATGATATCAATGTAATAGATTTAAATAATCTGGAAACTCTTCAAACTATTTCTCTTGGTAATAAAGTTAGAAATGTTACTTTTAATTCTGAATATAATTTAATGGCTTTGGTTTTAAAAAATAATTCGATTGTAGTCTTTAAAAAAGAAAATGATAAATATTATAAAGTATTAAAAAACAAATTAGAAATTGTATCTAAAGATGCTATAAAAGCTATAAAGATCAATCGAGATAATAGATATTTGGCTGCTATGACTGAAAATAGATTATATTTATTTGATTTAGAAATGGATAAATTAAGTTTTGATTTTATTTTTAATGTTAAGTTACGTTCGTTTATAGAATTTGATAATGATAATTCTTTAATTTTGGCGAATAATTCAGGACAAATTATGTCAATTAAATTCAGTTTGAACGGCAAATATGAGTCTGATTTAAATAATTTTGAATCTAAAGATATAATAACATCTTTAGACTCCGTAGAACTTATGACTTTGCATTCAAATGGTAAGCATTTGGCAATTTATTCAAAAGATGAAGAAAAAATCTTTATTTGGGATATTAAAGAGCATAAACAAATTTGCCAATTTCCTTTATCAAACGTTCCTAGACAATTAATTTTTAGCTGTGAAAATACTAATTATAGCTATTTAATAGTAATAGGATGTAATGGTCAATTAACTTTGTTTGATCTTTATACACGTCAAAAGCTCATTGATATTAAAATTAAACAACGTTCTATTGTAAATGCTTTAAGTTATAATTATGGAGACTCTTTAATTTTATTCTTTACTAATGGTGTCCTAAAAAAGATTGATTTATCAACTATTAGAGAATTTATATTTAATAATGACCACTTTTTTGAACATGTTCTACTTTTGATAAATATTTCGCAAGATAAAAATTTTGATAAAAATTTATCAGAAGATTACATCAAAAATTTGTTACAATTATTGCCAAATAAAATTAAGAAAATGTTTAATTTATTATAG